TTTGATTAATTTATAGCTCGATTGATGTCTTGTTTGAGGTAATAAAGTACTTAATAGCGCGTTgatatttttaatgaaaaaaaataatgaCGAATAAATGTAATAAGTATGAAACGAGAAAATTAAGTTAAATAGAATGAAGTATAGGTATAACAGAATATGACTAAATTATTTTCGATCCTAATTATATATAGAAAATACTTCGTACAACTGTATTCGATCTATATACTTCTATGTGTACAATAAACTCGACAAAATGTGACAATCTCTACAAATCAAACAATGAAAAATTTGATCCGACCCGTAAGGCTTTATACAAGTGTGTATGCCTTATACGTATGTTCAATCACCCCCTAATATaccagaaaataaataaataaataaaaagaatttgaaacaatttttttataagtGTTTAACTCAGTTCAACACATTTTTCTTGAATCTCACGGAAGAAGATACGGCCTCCATGCCGCCATGCGGCCCATGCATGCACGACGAAGTTGGTGCTGCTACGAAGCTTATCGCCGGGTTAACTGCATGGCAAGTAATAAACCAcattaacattttttttaaggaaaccACATTAAcatttgtgtattttttttttttttttataaaaacatTTGTGTACTTCAAACCAATTAATTTACCAATtgagttaaattataattatatcAAAATGCAGCTTAATAAATTATTACTTGATCTTCTTTTTCACTAGCTCAAACTTGAATTTGTAATACATTGACAAAATAATacaaatatttttataagttggTGTAACTTTTTCTAAAACATACGTACTGAGAGTAACTGTGTCAAAGTTGTACcttcaaaaaatgaaaaataattatACTTGTATCCCGTTCGGTGTCTCGGCTAGTTTTCAGTTTTTcagttatttaaaaaaaaaaattaaaattcgtATGATTTTGATTGAATCATAAACTAAATCATAAGTATgcatgttgattttgaaaactgactacaaaaaactgaaaatcacTTTTTTCGACTTCCatacttttgtttttttattttctaaaaaacATAAAACTGAAAAAGAAATAGTATTAAATAAACCGTTAAAGAAAGAGTACACATATAAATAACAACTACTACGTACTTACTTAATGAATTCTTTCCAAAAGTCACTATTGCCATCATCCAAAAGCTTCTCCCAACCTTCAAACAACTCAGCAGTTGCCGTGGGAGTCAAGACACAGGATCCATTTGTAGAGTTTGTGTTACTCTCAATTTGGTTAATAGTTGAACCCTTTGGAGAAAAGTTAACCAATGAAGGAAGTCGATTTTCGTCTAGGGTTTCACAAGTTGTACTACTACTTAAGCTCTTATTATGATTAATATCCAAACTTGTATTATACAATTCTTGTGTATAAtcatacttattattattattatgatcaACTATAGTTTGGTTTGGACCGTAATTTGGAGCTTGATAAAACCCTTGAGAGGTTGAACACAtaggattattattattattattattattattattattattgccaATAATACCATTAACATTAGGAATTAATCCCAAGTTTAATGCCATATTATGGTCAATATTAGGGGATGAATTATTGCTTGTGTTTAGGATTTGGAATATGTTTTGTAGGACTTGTAATTTGGCTACTTCAGCTGCAACGTTTGGTTGTATTCTAAGGGCATTATTGATGTCCCAATTTGATAAAGGGTTGTACCCTAAATTTTGTGGGGTTGT
This Spinacia oleracea cultivar Varoflay chromosome 6, BTI_SOV_V1, whole genome shotgun sequence DNA region includes the following protein-coding sequences:
- the LOC110791907 gene encoding transcription factor MYB41-like — protein: MGRSPCCNDVSELKKGPWTPEEDELLVSYIQKNGLGSWRALPKAAGLNRCGKSCRLRWTNYLRPDIKRGRFTEDEEDMIIKLHSVLGNKWSRIAAHLPGRTDNEIKNYWNTHLRKKLLQMGIDPVTHKPRNDLNLLANLSQLLSTTPQNLGYNPLSNWDINNALRIQPNVAAEVAKLQVLQNIFQILNTSNNSSPNIDHNMALNLGLIPNVNGIIGNNNNNNNNNNNNPMCSTSQGFYQAPNYGPNQTIVDHNNNNKYDYTQELYNTSLDINHNKSLSSSTTCETLDENRLPSLVNFSPKGSTINQIESNTNSTNGSCVLTPTATAELFEGWEKLLDDGNSDFWKEFIN